Within Butyrivibrio fibrisolvens, the genomic segment AGAATGTAAAAACTTTTCATACGAAGAGATAGAGAAATGTATCGAGGGAGATGTCATTATCAGTAAGAGATATGTTGATAATGGATTATCCAATAATACGGAGCTTATCGGTGGGCAAAACACAGAGGATTATGAAAACGAAGAAGGCCTGATCAAGTATGACATAAGGACATACCTTAAGATACCACACCTGGACAGATCGGAATCTATCAAGATTCTTATTGACGTGGAGGCACAAAATGAGGATAATCCAGGGTATGATATAATAAATACAACAATAATAAACATCAGCGAGAATCATGATGTTAGCAGTATTGATAATAATACCGTTAAGCTACTAACAACGTTATTTGATGAGACGCTGGATGCAAAAAACAAGATATCGGAACTTCAGAATAAATATGGGTTGCCACTTACGAAAGAACTGGAAATGGAGGTAACTGAGATGTGTACATATGCGACAAGCATGGAAAATAAAGGAATAGAAAAAGGCCTTCGTGCCTTGGTAAATAGCTTGAAAGTTTATATTAAAGATTTTGATTCTCTTTACGAAGCAATAATTAAAAATGAGGATTATGCTAATGTCAGTAAAGAGCAGGTTAGAAAATATTATTGACATATGATGATCTGAGGGGAGCCTTAATGATATTGGCCTTAAGGTCCCCTCTTCTTTTTACAAAAACATATTTGCAATAACTGCTTTTACTTCTTCATGTTGCTTACAGAACATTTCAGGAAGTTTATCTACATCGAAAAATTTAAGGTCAATGGTTTCTTTGTTATCACAGATAAGCTCTCCAGAAAGGGCTTTAAGCTTATAAACAATAGCTATACTCTGTGCGTTATCACCATTTGGATATTTCATATCACTATCGGTATATATACCTATCAAAGAATCAATTGCAACATCTAATCCAGTTTCTTCTTTTAATTCTCTAATAGCTGCTTCTTCCGGAGTTCCACCAAGCTCAATTTTAAATAAAAAAAATAATTGTCATACTCAACATATACGTTAAAACGTGATATACTGTCTATAAAATCATTGTTTCAAAAATTGAATTAAAATCTGATGACTGATGGACACCGGTTTTGAAAAAATCTGACCGGCCCAAATGGTTCAAAAGAGGAAAGGGAGGACGTATTATGAAATACTCAGAAGTAGTTAAGACAGCTAAGAAAAAGGTTGCAGTACTTGATGCATCCAAGATTCATGATCACCTTGCCATAGAATTTGATGTTGAAGGCGATGGTGAAGGCGCATTTTATGTAGAGCTTTCTGAAGGCAAAGCTCACGTAGAGCCTTATGAATACTATGACAACGATTTCCGTGTACGTGGCAATGCAGATTCTATCCTAAAGCTTCTTGATGGTGGAAGTGCACTTAAGAGCGTACTGGGAGATGTCAGAATAGAAGGTGATGTATCTAAGGCTGCTTCTCTTGAAAACATCCTTGCAAGTCACAAGCTCGCTACAAGCAAGAAAGAAGCTGCAAAGCTTACAACTACCAAGAAGGAATCTGCTAAGCTTACGACTACCAAGAAGGAATCCAAAAAGCTTACTACAGCCAAGAAAGAGTCCAAGAAACTGACAACCACCAAAAAGGAAACTGCAAAGCTTGCAACAGCTAAGACTGAATCCAAGAAGATCACAAGCTCCAAAGACTCTACTAAAAAGATAGAAAAGAAAAATTCCTGATCAGTTGGTAGCAGGAGCTTCACCCATAGTACCAGGCTGCTGACCATCAGGAGCCTGGCCACTGGGAGCTTGTCCGCCTTGAGGACCTTGGCCCTGACTACCTTCAGGTATCTCCGGTGGAGTGGTTTCATCATTAGCAGAAGGAGGAGCATCAGGAATATTGCTGGTTCCTTCTGCTGCAGTATTACTATCATCTGTAGATGTATTATCTGAATCTGATGATGAGTCTTCGCTTCCGGAGTTATCATCAGTTATTTCTTCACTTTCAGAACTTTCATTAAGATTATTCTCATCAGCAGCAGTAGAGGATGTATCATCATTTAAGATAGTAGATCCAACTTCACCAGAATTATCCTGGGATGAACTTACTGCAGAGCTGTCTTCACTATCAGAAAATCTCCCTATTGCATACAAGCTTCCTAGTGTGAATACCATTAGTACAGCACAGGTTCCGAGTACGATAGATACTTTCTTTAAGATAGGCCCCTTTTTACTTGTAGGTCTTATATTTATTTTCTTACCGGTTTCAAAAGTTCCGTTTATAGTTTTTACAATTCCTTCATCTGTCAGAACAACTGTCTTATTGTTATCTGAATCTGAACTAAGAACTATACCTTTCATATACAGTTTATCCCCTTTATTCTTCGTCAAATATAAAGTCATAATATAGCTGCAGGTCCGGATAATTGCCGGTTAGAACAAGGGCTGCCATCACAATATATCCTTCGTGTGCTTCTATAAGTTTGGAAGATACTTTCGTTCTTTTTGAAAGAGGCTTTATGGGAATAAAACCTTTTTGAAGCATGGATCCCATAAGTTTCTGATCATCTATCAAAGCTTTTATCACATCAGCGCATCTATAGATGTCTTTGTTTTTCCTGGGCGAGTCCTTCTCAACATCCCAGAAATTATATCCAAAAGGATATAGTTCCATATCAAGACGTTCTATCTGACTTTTAATGCTCTTGGTGTCACATATTTCTGAATAACTGGTATTTTCCATCGTAAACCTCACTTCGTGATGATTCTTGTCTATTTGGTACAAGCATCTTGTAAAACTCTTCGCAAGTAAATAAGTGAATCAACTAAGCAATATCTTGAACCTATGGCTATAGTTTATAATCCAATACTAAAAATAAACTAAAAAACGTCCCAGCTTTCCGATAAAGCTCGGAAAACTAAGACGTATGTGTTAATTGACTAAAACTTCGCACTTGCCAAACATACGCCACCCTTTGAGACAGCTCCGATGCGGATAGTTTATAATGCATTTTCATATCTTTTGAAGGTGTTATAAAATTCAGGAGCATGAGAGATGGATTTTTATATTCTTCTTAGGGTCTGCATGTCTGAGCGAAGCGAGTTTCAGACCCTAGAATATAAAAATTCAGATATCGTGCCCTGAATTATAACTCCTTCAAGATATGAAAATGCATTATAAACTATCCGCATCGGCGCTGCCTCAAAGGGTGGCGTATGTTTGGCAAGTGCGAAGTTTTAGTCTATTTATTCGATATGTGCATCAATTATATCTCTTATAGAGCGGTAGAGATAAGGTTTTAGCTCTTCGATGCCGCAAGGGATACCATCGACTATAGCACTATAGGAAGTTGCACCTGCAAGCTCTATTATCATGAATAGCATGATGTCTGGCTTTACAAAGACAACACCGGACTGCTCTAATAGTTTTTGGTAGATACCGGCCACATCAATCTCTTCTGCAAAAGGAGAGTGAGGATCAAGTACACGTCTGAAGATCCCCCATGTAAGATCCTTGTGAAGGAAAGTAAGAAGAGCTTTATTGCCGGCAAGTTCTTCTATTATATGGTCAACTACAAAGATGATCTTGTCCTGAATTAGTTCAATATCAGATTTTTGAAGAGCTTCATATGCAGAGCTAAAAAGCTGGGCTGACTTGTGTATTACAAGTTTATTTCTAATATCATATTTATCTTTAAAGTATAGATAAAATGTGCCCTTGGCAACACCTGCTTTTTCAATAATGTCGGAGATCGATGTCTTCTCCAGCCCCTTTGTCATAAAGAAATCGAAAGAAGCGTTAAGAAGTGAATCTCTTTTCTTTTGTTTGTTGGCATCAATTTTGCTCATAATGACCTCATATTATAAAACTATTGTTCTAGTGATTTATTGACTAAAACTTCTTATTCATATCAAGAATATATTACAGCCATCGTTCGAAGCGGATTCCTCTGATTTCATAATGCAGGCAATAATACATCTTCGATTTTGTTATCAAATATCATTGAAGTAAGATAGATGGGGATATATGTTATGTTGTTGTTTGACTCAATGTTATTTAAAGAGACAACATAAGTTTTGTTGAATTTATATTTTTCTAACAGGTGGTTCAGTGCTGCATGTTTTTTATAGTCTTTTCCAGACTTTACTTCTATAGGAGTAACACCATCTGCTGTCTCGGCTATAAAATCAACTTCTCCAATGCCATTTTTCTTATAATAATATGAAGACTGCGTTTGGGAATATATTTCTTGTGCAACAAAATTTTCAAACAAAGCCCCGTTGTTTAATTCCTTTTCAGGATTCATTTCCAGAAGTTCTTTCTTTACTGAGATTGAATAGCAAGATGTTAGTAGCCCCACGTCACTTAAAAACAACTTGAATACATTTGTTTCCTTTGATGCGATAAGGGGTGCGGATGGCTCACTGACTATATATGAAGGAATTGCAACGGCAGCATCTTTTAACCACAAGAAGCTTTCTTCATACCTGTCAAATTTTAGCTCCTTGTTCAGTAATGAAAAAGTAAACTTCCTATTTTGTTTATTGAGCTGTGCTGGTATGTTTTCATAAACGGAGACGATCTTTAATTTTCTGTCTTCTTTCTCGTATCTTGTAAAATCTGCCTTATATTGTTCAACTATGTTCTTCTGTTCTTTCTCAATCAAATCGAGAGAATGTGTTTCATTATAAACATTTATAACTGATGGCATTCCACCGACTATAAGATAATAATAGAAAGCCTTTTTTAGCTTTTCATGAACCAGATCATCCAGCGGTACCAATTCCTTAAAACAATTTTTGGCATGCTCAAGCATCCTGTTACTGATACCGGTTGCTATAGCAAATTCTCTAAAGTTCAATGGAAACATTTGATATGTCTCAATATAACCGACCGGTATGGATTTAATGCCTTTCAACTCAACTCCAAGATTGGAGCCGCTAAGGATATATCGGTATTTTCCTTCATCTACGAGAAATTTAATTTTAGTGATGATTTCCGGATATTTCTGAATCTCATCTAAAAAAACCACTGATTCAGATTCAGTCAGTTTATCATTAGAATATAATGCGAACTTTTCTGATATCTCCTTGGAATCATCACTATTTCTTATCGCTTCAAGAACGTCAGTGCGCTCTATTAGGTTAAATTCGCAAAAAGAAATGCCATTTCTTCTTAGCATTTCACGGATCAGGTATGTCTTGCCGACCTGCCGTGCACCATATACAAGTAAAGCCTTTTTGGAAAACTGGAGCCATTTTTGTATTGTTTCTTCAAATTCTCTATACATAAAAACCTCATCTGATAGTTGTGTTCAGTTTGATCTGGATTATATATGATTTTCTGCTTTAGTAAATAATAGCGTATTTGCAGCATTTTGTCAATTTTGTGCCCCGTTATTAATCTGAATTACGGGGCAAAGTGCCCCGTTTTTCAGATTAATAACGGGGCATTTTGCCCCGTTTTTTGAATGCGTATCAGAACAAAGCGCTCCGCTTTTTCTGCTTGAATAAGATAAGTTCTGGTGTACTGACATTATAATTCGCAATCACAACTTGGACAGATTCGCGTATCTGTTACCCTAAAATCTAATAAAAATCCCTTTATTTATAAACAAAAAATAAATTCATCAAAAACTAATTGACCAACGGTCATTTTCGTAGTATACCATATATTGAACAAAATGACCAGTGGTCATAAAAAAGTGGAGGAATTATGAAAGCGATATCAAAAGGAATCGTAAAGCTACGTTTTGTAATACTTGCAGTAGCAATATTTCTGTTGATCCCGTCAGCAATAGGATATATAAATACCAGGGTCAACTATGATATTCTGTCCTACCTTCCAAAAGAAATTGAGACAATGCGGGGACAGGACATTCTTGAAAATGAATTTGGAACCGGAGCCTATTCTCTTTTCATTGTAGAAGGAATGGAAGAGAAGGATGTGGCAGATCTTAAGACAAGGATCGAAGAAGTTGATCATGTCAAGAAAGTTCTCTGGTATGACAGCTTCATGGATATATCGGTTCCTATGGAGATGCTTCCTGATAATGTATATGAGGCATTCAACTCAGACGATGCGACTATGATGTTCATCATATTTGATGAGACTACATCAAGCGATGGCACTATGGATGCCATAAGACAGATCAGATCCATCGCCAATGAGAAGTGCTTCCTTGCAGGTATGAGCGGCATCGTTACAGATACTAAGGATCTTGCAGAAAAAGAAACTCCTATATACGTAATGATAGCAGTCATCCTTGCAGTGATCGTATTATCACTCACAATGGATTCATATCTCATTCCTATATTTTTCCTATTATCAATAGGTATGGCAATTGTATATAACCTTGGATCGAACATAATGTTCGGTGAGATATCTTTTATCACAAAGTCACTGGCAGCAGTCCTGCAGCTGGGCGTAACACTGGACTATTCAATATTTTTGTGGCACTCATATCAGGAAGAGCTTGAAAAGGGCTGTGATAAAAACGTATCTATGGCACACGCCATCGAGGCAACTTTCCAGTCAGTAATAGGAAGTTCTGTCACAACAATTGCAGGTTTTATAGCTCTTTGCTTCATGAGCTTTACTATAGGTCTTGACCTTGGCGTTGTTATGGCCAAGGGTGTTATCTTCGGAGTTATCTGTTGTATAACAGTTCTTCCTTCGATGATACTTGTTTTTGACAACCTTATAGAGAAGTCCAAGCACAAACCTCTTCTTCCTGAGATGGAGAAGATACCTAACTGGATATCTGACCACTACAAGATTTTTGCAGTCATATTTCTGGTGCTGCTCCCATTTGCAGTATATGGAAACAATAATACCAAGGTTTATTATGACCTTGCCAAGACACTTCCTGATACTCTTCCAAGTACTCAGGCAGCCAACGAACTTGAAAATAACTTCGATACCAGTACAACATACATGCTCCTTGTAGATGCTGATATGTCTTCAAACGATATTACTTCTATGAATGAAGAGATATCCAAGTTAGACGGCGTTGATGCGGCTATAGGACTTGACTCTGCAGTAGGCGGTATGATCCCTGAGGATATGATCCCAAGTGATCTTAGATCAGAAGTTCAGAGTGATGATTACAAACTAATCATCATAACAAGTGAGTACAATACAGCTTCAGATGAAGTTAATGCTCAGATAGATGCAGTTAACAAGATAGTTAAGTCTTATGACGAGAATGCAATGGTCGTAGGTGAAGCTCCATGTACCAAGGATCTTATCACTATTACAAACCACGACTTCAACGTAGTTAACTGGGTATCAATAGGTGCGGTATTTGCAATCATCCTGTTCGTACTTAAGTCATTCTCACTTCCATTTATACTTGTTGCTGTTATCGAGTTTGCTATCTTCATCAACATGGGTATTCCATACTACACAGGATCCGTACTTCCATTCATTGCTTCAGTAGTAATCGGAACCATCCAGCTTGGATCAACTGTTGACTATGCGATCCTCATGACTACCAGATACTGCCGTGAAAGAAATGACGGACATAGCAAGAAGGAATCAACTCATATAGCTCTTTCAACCAGTATGAAGTCCATCATCGTAAGTGCACTTAGCTTCTTCTCAGCAACATTTGGTGTAGGTCTTATATCTTCAATTGATATGATAGGTGCTCTGTGTATGTTGATGGCAAGAGGCGCGATCATCAGTATGTTCGTAGTAATACTGGTACTTCCTGCAATGTACATGATCTTCGATCCTATCGTAGTACGTACAAGCTTTGGATTTAAGAGCGCAAGAGAATCAGATAGGAAAAGGAAAAAATTGAAAGCCGGAAGCGAAAGAGCTACAGCATAAGAAAGTACAAAAGTTTAAACATAAGAATAAATAAATGTTTAAGCATAAGAAAAACAAAAGTATAAACAAAAAGTAAAAACATTCAACCGGGAGGCGATGATTATGATAAAAAAATATCTCGTTCGTACAAGAGCACTAATGGTAGCTACAATACTTGCATTCACATCTATGGCATGCGGAGCAGTTACAGCAGATGATGTTGCATCTAAGGGTGCAGCACAGGAAGCTGCCACTAAAGAAGAGGAAGAGCAGACACTTGAAAATACAATGAACAACAGCGCATTTGGCACAAGCTCAGCTTCTGACAAGGAAGAAACAGTATATGTTATGACTGATGCCAATGGTACTGCCAATGAAGTAGTAGTAAGTGAATGGTTAAAGAATACAGAAGGAACCAAGGAACTCAATGATGCTACAGACCTTTCCGATGTCAAGAATGTAAAGGGAAGTGGCACATATACTGAGAATTCTGACGGAACTATCACATGGGATGCAGAAGGCTCTGACGTATATTATCAGGGCAAGACTGACAAGTCAGTTCCCGTAGAAGTTAAGATCACTTACTACCTGGACGGAGAGGAGATAGCTCCGGAGGATATAGCAGGTAAGAGCGGTAAAGTTAAGATCAGATTCGATTATACCAACAATGATTATAAGACCGTTGATATAGCAGGCAAGGAAGAAAAAATCTATACACCATATGCCATGGTATCAGGTGCAATGCTTGATACAGAGCACTTCTCCAATGTAGAAGTTACTAATGGTAAGGTTGTATCAGAAGGCAACAACTATGTAGTTCTTGGCGTAGCTCTTCCGGGACTTAAAGAGTCACTTGGAATCGATGATGAAGATCTTGACGAGCTTGAAGATAAGACAGGTGAAGCACTTGATATCCCTGATTATGTAGAGATCACAGCAGATGCTACAGAATTCGAGCTTGATATGACTATGACTTATGCATCAGGCAATGCCCTTTCAGATCTTGGATTTGATAATATCACAGATTCACTTGACATTGATGATGCAGAAGATAAGGTTACAGAGCTTACAGATGGTACTACACAGCTTGTAGACGGATCAGATGAGCTTTACGGTGGAACAGCAACACTTCAGGATGGTACTGATAGGCTCTATGATGGAAGTATAGAACTTCTTGATGGTTCTAAAGCACTTTCTAATGGCGTTCTTGAACTTCAGGGAGGTACTAAGGATCTTGTAGAAGGAACTGTTAAGCTTAAAGAAGGTTCATCAGCCCTTTTACAGGGAGCAAATGCTCTTAAAGACGGAACAAGCCAGCTTGCAACAGGAGCAGGAACACTTAAAGATGGAACAAGCCAGCTTGCAACAGGAGCAGGAACACTTAAAGATGGAACAAGTCAGCTTGCAACAGGAGCAGGAACACTTAAAGATGGAACAGGCAAGCTTGCGACAGGTGCCGGAGACTTAAAGGCCGGAGCTGATACACTTTCAGCTGGAGCCGATAACTTATCACAGGGCGCAAGTGATCTAAATGCAGGTGTTGCAGACTATACATCAGGAGTATCTGCACTTGCAACAGGTATAGCTGATCTTGATGCATATCTTAATGCAAATCTTAATACGTTGCAGGATGCAGTATCAGGATTATCAGGAAGCGCAGCTTCACTTCAAGATCTTGCTACAAATTTAAATGTAGCTAAGACTTCTGTTGATAGTATGCTTACTGTTGTAAATGGTCAGCTTAAAACTATTGCTGATGCCTGCGGATATACAGGAACAGATGATTATTCAGGACTTAAGAAGTATATTACAGCTGCAAAAGATCAGTGTGAGAGTGATTATCAGAAATATTTCAAAGCTTACTGCGAAGAGATATATGCTGCAGGACTTTCTAAAGGTAAGGAAGATGGCAAGGCTGAAGGCAAGGCTGAAGGCATAGAAGAGGGCAAGAAACAGGCTGAGGAAGAAGCCGAGAAACTTACTACAAACAGCACAGCAAGTTCAGATGTAGATCCTGATGCATTTGATGGTCTGGATGATGAAAATGAAGAAAATGGTGAATCAAATTCAGGAGCCGGAGAAGGAACTTCTACTGAATCATCACAGGAATCTGATCCAGATACTACAAGTGCTGACGAGGCAGCAGGTTCATCATCAGAGGATCAGCAGTCAGTTGATCAGACACTTTCAGACCAGGCTTCTAATAAAGTAGTAGATGCTGATATCAGACTTCTTTCAGGAGAGGATGTAGCTTCTAAGATAGCTCAGATCCAGAATGGCGAGAATTATCAGAATTATGTAACTTATTATAAGAATTATATGGCTCTTACACAAGCAGAATCTTCTGTAGATAGTCTCCTTGCACTTAGAGGTGGTCTTAAACAATTATCTGACGGACTTGGTAAGATGTATGAAGGTGTTACATCTTCACCATCAACTACTGCTGAGAGCATGACATCTCTTTCTACTGGAATACAGCAACTTGTAGCTGTCGTTGATAAGTTGAATAAAGGTGCTCAGCAGCTCGTAGCTAATAATGATACACTTACATCCGGAAGCAGCCAGCTTGCAGCAGGAGCTTCAAGCCTTGCAACAGGAGCAAGTACTCTTGATAACGGAGCAGCAGCACTTGCAAGCGGAGCTTCAGAACTTAATAACGGAGCAGGCACACTTGCAGATGGAGCTTCTAAACTGGATCAGGGTGCAGGAACACTTTCAGATGGTGCCAATAAACTTGACCAGGGTGCAGGAACATTAGTAGACGGTGCTAACAAGCTCGATCAGGGCGCTGGAGATCTTGCAAGCGGAGCACAGGAACTTGATAACGGTGTTCAGACACTTGAAGATGGTTCAGTTAAGCTCAACGATGGCGCAGTTACACTTTATGACGGATCAGTAGCACTTAGCAGC encodes:
- a CDS encoding ATP-binding protein, whose protein sequence is MYREFEETIQKWLQFSKKALLVYGARQVGKTYLIREMLRRNGISFCEFNLIERTDVLEAIRNSDDSKEISEKFALYSNDKLTESESVVFLDEIQKYPEIITKIKFLVDEGKYRYILSGSNLGVELKGIKSIPVGYIETYQMFPLNFREFAIATGISNRMLEHAKNCFKELVPLDDLVHEKLKKAFYYYLIVGGMPSVINVYNETHSLDLIEKEQKNIVEQYKADFTRYEKEDRKLKIVSVYENIPAQLNKQNRKFTFSLLNKELKFDRYEESFLWLKDAAVAIPSYIVSEPSAPLIASKETNVFKLFLSDVGLLTSCYSISVKKELLEMNPEKELNNGALFENFVAQEIYSQTQSSYYYKKNGIGEVDFIAETADGVTPIEVKSGKDYKKHAALNHLLEKYKFNKTYVVSLNNIESNNNITYIPIYLTSMIFDNKIEDVLLPAL
- a CDS encoding TetR/AcrR family transcriptional regulator; this encodes MSKIDANKQKKRDSLLNASFDFFMTKGLEKTSISDIIEKAGVAKGTFYLYFKDKYDIRNKLVIHKSAQLFSSAYEALQKSDIELIQDKIIFVVDHIIEELAGNKALLTFLHKDLTWGIFRRVLDPHSPFAEEIDVAGIYQKLLEQSGVVFVKPDIMLFMIIELAGATSYSAIVDGIPCGIEELKPYLYRSIRDIIDAHIE
- a CDS encoding efflux RND transporter permease subunit, with the protein product MKAISKGIVKLRFVILAVAIFLLIPSAIGYINTRVNYDILSYLPKEIETMRGQDILENEFGTGAYSLFIVEGMEEKDVADLKTRIEEVDHVKKVLWYDSFMDISVPMEMLPDNVYEAFNSDDATMMFIIFDETTSSDGTMDAIRQIRSIANEKCFLAGMSGIVTDTKDLAEKETPIYVMIAVILAVIVLSLTMDSYLIPIFFLLSIGMAIVYNLGSNIMFGEISFITKSLAAVLQLGVTLDYSIFLWHSYQEELEKGCDKNVSMAHAIEATFQSVIGSSVTTIAGFIALCFMSFTIGLDLGVVMAKGVIFGVICCITVLPSMILVFDNLIEKSKHKPLLPEMEKIPNWISDHYKIFAVIFLVLLPFAVYGNNNTKVYYDLAKTLPDTLPSTQAANELENNFDTSTTYMLLVDADMSSNDITSMNEEISKLDGVDAAIGLDSAVGGMIPEDMIPSDLRSEVQSDDYKLIIITSEYNTASDEVNAQIDAVNKIVKSYDENAMVVGEAPCTKDLITITNHDFNVVNWVSIGAVFAIILFVLKSFSLPFILVAVIEFAIFINMGIPYYTGSVLPFIASVVIGTIQLGSTVDYAILMTTRYCRERNDGHSKKESTHIALSTSMKSIIVSALSFFSATFGVGLISSIDMIGALCMLMARGAIISMFVVILVLPAMYMIFDPIVVRTSFGFKSARESDRKRKKLKAGSERATA
- a CDS encoding SCP2 sterol-binding domain-containing protein, which translates into the protein MKYSEVVKTAKKKVAVLDASKIHDHLAIEFDVEGDGEGAFYVELSEGKAHVEPYEYYDNDFRVRGNADSILKLLDGGSALKSVLGDVRIEGDVSKAASLENILASHKLATSKKEAAKLTTTKKESAKLTTTKKESKKLTTAKKESKKLTTTKKETAKLATAKTESKKITSSKDSTKKIEKKNS
- a CDS encoding NUDIX domain-containing protein — translated: MELGGTPEEAAIRELKEETGLDVAIDSLIGIYTDSDMKYPNGDNAQSIAIVYKLKALSGELICDNKETIDLKFFDVDKLPEMFCKQHEEVKAVIANMFL